From the Thermostichus vulcanus str. 'Rupite' genome, one window contains:
- a CDS encoding RtcB family protein, whose protein sequence is MQPVRLYPPVRNRGLYAAFRKDEGILDEIPAAYKPIDQVMANQADLVEVVATLKPVICVKG, encoded by the coding sequence ATTCAGCCTGTGCGCTTATATCCCCCGGTTAGAAACCGGGGGCTTTACGCTGCTTTTCGTAAGGATGAGGGGATTTTGGATGAGATCCCCGCCGCTTATAAACCGATTGATCAGGTGATGGCCAACCAGGCGGATCTGGTGGAGGTGGTAGCGACCTTGAAGCCGGTGATCTGTGTCAAGGGGTAG